GAGCACCGCCGCATAGGTTTCGGGCGGCAAGTCCGGCGCATCCATCTGTTCCTGCGCCATGACGGGGCGTGAAAGATCGATCATCCTGGCGACCGATAGCGAAAGCCTTCGACTGCGAGGCCGGGGCCGAACGCCAGGGCAACACCGGCAGATGGCCGCGCGTCGTCAGCCAGGATACGGGCCAGAACGAACATCAGGGTTGCCGAACTCATATTGCCGCAGTCGCGCAACACGGCGCGAGAGGTGTCCAGCGCATTTTCGGGCAGATCCAGTCCACGTTCGACGGCGTCCAGGATCGAGCGTCCGCCGCCATGGACGGCCCAACTATCGGTCCTGCCGTCCGCCCATAGGCGTTGATGCATGTCAGGGTCGGCGAGGGCGCTGGCAACCCGTCCGGGCACCATGCCGGACAGGCCCATCGCGAAACCCGTGTCGGTCACCGTCCATGTGATAAGATCGCCGCTGTCGGGAAGGGCTACGGAAAAGGGCGCGCTAATCTCAAGGCCCACTGGGCGGGCGCTGACCAGTGACGCCGCCGCGCCATCGGCAAAGAGCAGCATTGCCAGCAAGGACTCGAGGTCGTCCGCTTGTTGCAGATGCAGGGTGCTCAGTTCGACCGTCACCACGAGCACCACTGCCGTTGGTTGCGAGCGGACGATATGATAGGCCGTCCGCATAGCGGCGACGGCGGCATAGCAGCCCATGAAGCCGATCAACGTCCGTTCCACCGTCGCGTCCAGACCCAGACGCTGGGCCAATAGTTGATCGATGCCTGGCGCGACAAAGCCGGTACAACTGGCCAGCACCAGATGCGTTACGTCATCCAGCGATCCCAGACCACGAATGGCCTGTTCGGCCAGTGCTGGCGCCGCGTCGGCGTAGAGCGCCATGCGTCGCGCCGTGCCCGGCCACGCCTGGCTGTCATAGAATCCGCCGGTATCGGTCTGCGAACGATCGATTGCTGGGGGCGGCAGGACACTCCAGCGATGATCGATGGCAGCGCGATCGACCATGCGCGCGAAGACGGCGCTTTCCCGCTCGTCAGCCATCCTCTTCTTCGCCCAGTTTATAAAAGCGGGGTGAACATCATGGGGTGGGGTCGCGGTGGAAATGGCGTTGATATAAGGGAGTGTGGGATGCACGGGCTTTCCTTGCTGTCGCCGACCTGCGTGATGAAGCATCCTGCTGTAGCCACAATTTTACCGGTCACGAATTGCGGGTAAAACGAAGCGGAAGCGATAAGGGTTGCAGACAATCCATGGCCCTTCGCAACTTATGGTCTATGCCGTGAAGATAGCAAGATCGACACGCCATGATGGCAGCGGGGGCCGCATCTGTCGGACAGGGTGGCGCAGAAGTGCGGCGGTCCCGACCAATTGCTAGCGCAGATAATGCCGATGAAACCCTGACTACAGGGGGCCATGAAAGCGTTCGATCTGGGAATATGGCGCCAGCCGCTCACCTGTCCGCTATTCCGGGACGGCGATGGTGCAATTTGGCTCCCCGAGTAGGATTTGAACCTACGGCCATTCGATTAACAGTCGAATGCTCTACCGCTGAGCTATCGGGGAGCAGCCCGCTTTCGCTGGGCAGGCGGCGCGTATAGCAGCGGGTTTCCGGAAATGGCAAGCGCCAAATGACGGAAATTTCAGGCGATGAATTGTTCGGCGGCGATGCGGTCGTCAAGTGTATGTTCGGGATCGAAGAGCAGCGTCAGCGGTGTCGCGCGGTCGATGCCGACCTCCACCTGCGCGACGTCGCGCACTTCGCGCTGGTCGGCCACGGCGCTGACCGGGCGCTTGACGGGGTCCAGCACGGTGAAGCGGATGCTGGTATTTTCCGGCAGGATCGCGCCGCGCCAGCGACGGGGGCGGAAGGGGCTGATCGGGGTCAGCGCGACGAGGGCGGACCCCAGCGGCAGGATCGGCCCATGGGCAGACAGATTATAGGCGGTGGAGCCGGCCGGGGTCGCGACCAGCACCCCGTCGCACACCAGTTCGGGCAGGACCGGGCGGCCGTTTACCTGCACTTCCAGCTTGGCGGTCTGGCGCGTTTCGCGCAGCAACGATACTTCGTTGATGGCGGGGATCGAGAAACGCTCACCATCGACCGTATCCACGGTCATGCGGAGCGGATTGACCTTGAAGCTCTTGGCCTTTTCCAGCCGCTGATCCAGCCGTTCCAGCCGCCATTCGTTCATCAGGAAGCCGACGGTGCCCAGGTTCATGCCGAAGATCGGCAGTATCCGACGCGCCTCCAGCATCGAATGGAGCGTCTGGAGCATGAAGCCGTCGCCGCCCAGGGCGATGATCATATCGGCCTGTTCGAACGGGACGAAGTCGTAGGCGGCGCGCAGCCGTTCTTCCGCCGCGCGTGCAGCCTGGGTGGGGGACGCGACCAGGGCGCGCCGCGGCTCGCTGCTCATCCGCCGGTAACGCTCATGTGCCGACGCGTGGCGGCGCTTTCGCCCGCGCCGATGCGGAAATCATGGGCGGCAGGTTTCAGCCGCAACGCCCGGTCGATCAGCGGCTCCACGGCAGGCAGGCCGCCTTCGCGCAGGGCGGCCTTGAAATCGACATGGTCTTCATGGCCCAGGCACATGAAGATCTTGCCCTCGCAGGTCATGCGGATGCGGTTGCAGTCGGCACAGAAATTCTGCGTCAGCGGGGTGATGAGGCCCAGCTTGATACCCA
This window of the Sphingobium sp. CR2-8 genome carries:
- a CDS encoding type III polyketide synthase produces the protein MHPTLPYINAISTATPPHDVHPAFINWAKKRMADERESAVFARMVDRAAIDHRWSVLPPPAIDRSQTDTGGFYDSQAWPGTARRMALYADAAPALAEQAIRGLGSLDDVTHLVLASCTGFVAPGIDQLLAQRLGLDATVERTLIGFMGCYAAVAAMRTAYHIVRSQPTAVVLVVTVELSTLHLQQADDLESLLAMLLFADGAAASLVSARPVGLEISAPFSVALPDSGDLITWTVTDTGFAMGLSGMVPGRVASALADPDMHQRLWADGRTDSWAVHGGGRSILDAVERGLDLPENALDTSRAVLRDCGNMSSATLMFVLARILADDARPSAGVALAFGPGLAVEGFRYRSPG
- a CDS encoding NAD kinase, translating into MSSEPRRALVASPTQAARAAEERLRAAYDFVPFEQADMIIALGGDGFMLQTLHSMLEARRILPIFGMNLGTVGFLMNEWRLERLDQRLEKAKSFKVNPLRMTVDTVDGERFSIPAINEVSLLRETRQTAKLEVQVNGRPVLPELVCDGVLVATPAGSTAYNLSAHGPILPLGSALVALTPISPFRPRRWRGAILPENTSIRFTVLDPVKRPVSAVADQREVRDVAQVEVGIDRATPLTLLFDPEHTLDDRIAAEQFIA